DNA sequence from the Xenopus tropicalis strain Nigerian chromosome 4, UCB_Xtro_10.0, whole genome shotgun sequence genome:
tatatatacatcaatactaactgtagatattagtatcacaatagccttggatactatgcttgttccagGACCCCCTCTAACCTCAttctttaaatcttccatcccctttaccagtttagttgcagtcggCAAGTCGGGGGTATTTTAACAGATAATCCTGTCATTTTGGTGGATTTAATGATTATCCCTCCTAAAGTAAAAAGTCTGTTGGTGTGTCATTATGGGATTATGAGGAAAAAAAAGCTGCTGCTCCCCTTCAGTTCTTGCTGTTGTGATTGGGCAATGGGCTGAAGGGAACAATAGAAAAAGTTGCCATACACTTGTATTGCCCTATGTGCAGAATTGGTCTATGTAAGGTGGCTTCATTAGTGTGTGTGCGCTGACAGGCAGGGGGATCAGGCCATTGGCGCAAACAGTGAATATTGGCGTGGAAACATTAATACATGCATTTCATGCCAAATTccactgtgtgtctgtgtgtgtgtgtgcgctgaTGGCCTGACCCCCTGCCTGACAGCTCACACATTCAGGAAGTAGAAATCAGAGCATCGGGTTTTTCCTGTCTGCCATTAGCTCTATTATAGACATTGGGGCATTCCAGTTATCTCTCAGACAACTTCTGATGTTCTGTAATTAGTTTTTCCCTTAATATTCACTGGAAATCATTTTTTGTAAGAAATGTACACGCGGCACAATGGGGAAATAGTTTCGCAATAAAGTGCAACAGTCTGCCATTTCCCTAAATGTGTATGTTGGAGATCTCTAAAGCATTCTGTGTTGCGATGAACTATTTGTCAGCATAGTGGGTGTGATCTGTGTCCCTTTTGTTCCTTATCAGGAGGTATGGCAAGGCAGTGCAACATTTGATAAGGCCATAAGAACATAAAATACAAGTTCCCTGTGTAGTACTGCCAGCCATGTGTATGTGAGGATAATGGGGATCTAAATGACTTTTACCCATAATACATGTTACAGCGTGTGTCTCAAAAGCTCATGGGCAATTTACTAGGGGTCAgtgttaaggtggctatacatgggcagatttaagctccTGAAAGGTGATTCTAGCTGTTGATATTggtccgattcggcagcttatggggccgtgtatgggcactaacgacgggcctgcccgaccaacgtCTTGCCTGAAAtcgcagatctcgattgggcaggtttgatttttagtgggaccagggactgcatcggcttgttgatgcagtccccgaaccgacgggcgcctatacctgttgttctaatttaatcgtttggccccagggccatacaacagaattagcccaatatcgcccacctgtaggtggggatattgggagaagatcccatacacgtaggtggggatatcgggagaaggtggctatacacgcttgtatgaccaccttaacctTAAGAGTCCGTTAAACCAATTCGGCATCTTATCTACCCAATTATGGGGACCCCGACAGCCCTACCCTACCCGAAAAATGGGCcaggtgtcaattgggcaggtttgattctttagttggattggggaccgcataggctcattgatgtggtccttgctccgacTGCTTTTATCTCCACCCTTGTAAACTAAACCATTGAACACTGTGAAAACCACTGAGCACTGCTCatgaatgtgtattggaaagttgcttagcattatattttctattattGTGCAACGAAAcggcacttaaaggggaagtgcagGCTAAAACTGGCCGTGTTTTTGGTGGTTACTGTGCAACACAAGATTACGTGCGCCTTGTTGATGTGCAAATGTCGCTTTGCTTGCTGTTTCAGCTGCCCCAGTGCCGCTTCTTGCCCTGCCGTTAGCACGGAGCAGTGAAAGCTTTGCTGTAGGAAGTGTGAAAATGACTAGTTCTTTAATGATGTGGGAGGTGGCCCTGTGCCCAGAGCTGCCTTTTGCCTTTAGGCCATAACTGGGCTGCACAGAGAAGGCAGTGTGACTAGTTGTTTCCCAAGTAACAGTAGTTAATCTCGCCAGCGCTGAGATCTTTGtgaatattttgttatttagaaCGAGTTTCTTTtgctacaatatatttttattatatgtaaaatgtattattcatATAAATGTACTATTTTTGGGAATGGAAAAGGACACTGTACATTTAGTAGTGTGTGATTCGTGTACAGTTGTAGGTCAGTGGCCTCATTTTTATCTTTGTGGCCCTTTCTTTGGATGACTGCCAATTGCCAGATCTGTTTTGGCTTAAATACCAAAAGTGCTGCTTATAccatcaaaataggccctggcacaagtacacagagacccaaacagccccccagcagcccaataaatagtgactgtctatggcatcttaaagccgcagattgccagtttgggccagTATGCTATTTGAGAGGCCAGTAGTCCGCACTCCTGGGTAATTTTGCCATAGGCACCATGTTTATATTTGTATGGAGATCAGCAGTTTGACCTTCACTGTTaaacacagtaacaccaaaaaaatgagtgtataaatgtaatttacaatataatgtacctgttgccctgcactggtaaaagttgtgtttgcttcagaaatactactatattttatacaaacaaAGCTTCTGTGTACCCATGGAGGCAGCCTTTCAAAGGAAAAAAGCAGTTTttttacaaagcttatctgttatctgctatgtaacctgtgccttttctcctcagctttgaatggctgcccccatggctacacagcagcttattatataaactgtagttgtgtctctgtagcaaacacaccagttttaccatttCCTGgcaacagtacagtatattttaattactttaaaacacttggcattactgttccttaaggttgccatacaccaAAGAACTGCTGACTCCTCCCACCATAATGAGTCTCAAGTTTATTATCCCCAAATGCGATAGCCAAACGACGAATTAGAACAAGGGGTATAGGTGTCCCTCAGTTCGGGGACCGCGTCAACAAGCCGATGCAATCCCCGATCCGAcaaaatttcaaacctgcccaatttcaggccaaatattggtcgggcaggcccatcgttagcgCCCATAcgtgggccgataagctgccgaatcggtctaaggtacccatatcggcagctagaattggcccgtgtatggcagccttaaagctggccatacatgcaccgataatatcgtacgaaacctcatttcgtatgatattcggtgggtgtatggcaagtcggcgaggcgaccaatatcgcaggagtaCTTGGGTACAAAGCCTGGGGGTGGGAGAAAGCTGTAGGGCAGCGAATTGGGGATAGGAACCAGGCTGtgtaaatattattgttatttaaagGTCTGGATATTTCTTGGCTTTATCCTCACCAATGACTGACACTCACCTAGTGCTTTACTTTTTACTGTGCTTTTGACTATTAAGTAGCCTTAATGAATTGGTCCTCCCCACTATTGTGAGCAACTATTAAATTAAGAATCAAGCAGAGACACTCCTGAGTAGTGGACTTAATTTACAtggaattattgaaataattagtAATTTTGCCCTATTCTGAGATGAATTAAGAATACTGGGGCAATTTGTAACAGGAATCATGtgaatataaaattaaatttaatcCGCACTCATAagtaattgtttttaataaatcattgattttttCTTGGTAATGGGGGATCCTAATTTTAACTAAAGAGTGATTATCTTTTTAAAGTAATgaaattaaaggttatattttaattgctaaaGGCACCAAATGAATTTTTGTGGATTTGTTAAAATTGGGGTAGTAAATACCAGGTGTATAGCAGGAATGAATTCAAAGCCAAACTTTGTTTTtcggctgctgatatcggacgacttgccgattgggccagttaaaagattttgattgggcgccatagaaggcgcctgagcaaaatctgccttcagcgctgaatcggcagaaggaggtagaaatcctattgtttctacctccttatctgccgtttcagccctgaacgttagtggcggattggaatgatctttcgtgcgaccaagatcaaaaatcgccacgtgtgtggccagctttagtctgagTTAAACTGCCATTGTCTCAGGCTGGCCCCGCAATTCTTTCCCACCTCACCTAGTCCCCATAATGTACTGTTATTCCTTTAGAAGAGAGAGAGTATCACTGTTTGCTCATTTTGAACTTTAAATAATGTTGATAAATAATTCCACTTTAAATAGAATTGGACTGCAGAAACATTGTTTGAATTTTGGCTTATTATTCAGGAAAACAAATGTCAGGAACAGTCTAGGCCAAGCATAGAGCTCTGTGCCAGTTGTGCTACCTCCTTGCTAGGGCTCTCCTGCCTACTTGTTGGGGTAATTATGGGCAGCCCTAGATAGGAGCAGTGTGCTAGTATAACTTTATACCCACTCCGGGAGCAGGCAGCAGCCTCACAATGCTGTGTATCATGTTGCTTTCCAGCCACTGATCTCCGCTCTTAGAGTTTATCAGTATTTTATGTGCTATCTTCCCATTCACCCCACATTAACCTTCTAAATGGGCCTTAACCTCGCTGGCACAACAGCAGCAAGAATGCCCTTTGTACCCACTTGCCAGCTCTCTGCTGAGCCTTTCACTGTTGGTATTAAGCAGTGGTGGGTACATTGCCCTTGTACAGAGAGGCTTAcatgtggcacacacagagaaGGTATAGTACAGCTAATAACCGAACAAGCACACCTTTACCTGTATTTCTGTACAGTATGAACAATAACAGTTGGagacaaaaattaaatattactTATTCCCTTTCCTATGCTGATATGCTTACATTTGCATATAAACGGTTTTAcactttatttaaagaaaaacgaGTTTTGGGAGAGATGTAAACATTCCTGAGTAATGAGAATTTAGTTTACTTTGTATCCAAACAAATCCCCCCTTTTAGCGTTCAGTTGGAAAATCCTACTTCCTGTATTAGAATCAAGTAGTCGAGGGGAAGGGATGAGGGCAAGTTTTTAAGGCTTTATGGGTCACTTCCCATTGCAAGTGATTGTAAAGGCTGTACATGTGCCACAATCGCTCAGTAAATGGCCATAACATGTGCTTGCCTGTgctggtatgggatctattatccagaatgcttcagacctgggggtttccagataattccCTAATCTGCAGCACCATACCTTTGGTTTACTAAAATTCatgtaaagataaaataaatccaataggattgttttgccaccaatatggattcatgcagattagttgggatcaagtacaagtactgttttattattacagagaaaagggaatcatttaaccattaaataaacctaatagggctgttctgcccccaataaggggtaattatatcttagttgggatcaagtacaggtactgttttattattacagagaaaagggaatcatttaaccatgaaataaacccaatagggctgttctgcccccaataaggggtaattatatcttagttgggatcaagtacaggtactgttttattattacagagaaaagggaatcatttaaccatgaaataaacccaatagggctgttctgccccaataaggggtaattatatcttagttgggatcaagtacaggtactgttttattattacagagaaaagggaatcatttaaccattaaataaacccaatagggctgttctacccccaataaagggtaattatatcttagttgggatcaagtacaggtactgttttattattacagataaacaggaaatcatttttaaaatgtagactttgtgggagatggcctttccgtaattcagagctttcttgataacaggtttccagatagaGGATCCCATACACTTATTTCCTCTTGGGAAACACAAACCAATGCAAATTAATATTTGTAGTGGGCTTACAGCCCAAAACATTATAAGTGTAACACAGTGAGTCCCCTAATCTTTAATGTGTTTAATGCTAAGCTATATTACACCGAACCTAAACTCTCTGCTTTTTGTCTGTTGCGGTTATTATTTTTGTTCATAATAAATGTGGCTTTTATAATAGTGTGACTAAATCCCTATATGCCCAAGCTTCTTGATTTAAAAATACATCTTTATTCACATTTTGGACACGGATTATTATATGACTGTGGTCTGTTCCTAGACGAAGGTTTGCTGGTTTGTCCATATGTCCAGTGGAAAGGGAAAGAGTGTGAGCTGACTAGTACCAGACTATGGACTATGACTTGACCCCCATGGGCTCCTGAAGGCTTGTGGGTACAAACAACTGGTAGCAGGTTCCCATGAAGTcactgactcccccccccccccccccccccccctgccaatTAGTGCCATTTTGTAAAATCACCTTGGCACTTTTGTGTTCCCTTGCTAGAAGTATAGGCACTGTGTAGTGCCTTAGCCTGACCCCAGCCTGAAGTCTTACAGGTATgtacagtacaagtatgggacatgtcatccaggatgcttgggacctggggttttccggataatggttcattccataatttggatctccaacctgaaggctacaaaaaaataatttaaacctcaattaaacccaataggactgttctgcctccaataaggggtaattataacttagttgggatcaagtacaggtactgttttattattacagagaaaagggaatcatttaaccattaaataaacccaataggactgttctgcctccaataaggggtagttatatcttagttgggatcaagtacaggtactgttttattattacagagaaaagggaatcatttaaccatgaaataaacccaatagggctgttctgcccccaataaggggtaattatatcttagttgggatcaagtacaggtactgttttattattacagagaaaaaggaaaacatttttaaaaatttgaattatttgattaaaataatggCAGATGGACTTCCTCTAAatcagagctctctggataactggtttccagataatggatcccatatctgtatacccAGCAGAGGTGGTAAAGGCAGCCCTTCCAGAGCCCCAAGTGAAGGTATGTTTGTAAATATGTCAACAGAGGAAGGTTTCATTATTGAGCACAGCAGCAGTTGGCTGCTCTGGGAATCCTTCCCACCCCAAAAACACCTTCCTGGACtcattgtacaagtatgggatccgttattgggaaacccattatacaggaAGCTCCTAATTACATAtaagcaatctcccatagactccattttattcataTAGTACAGATTTTTAAAAACGTCCCTTTTCTCTCTTACCATTGGTCGCAAGGAAAGATCATTTGAATcccccactgacattcagggctgaatcgtccgatatggaggtagaaacaataggaattctacctccacctgctgattcagccctaaatgtagattttgctttgGAGCCTTCAACTGCGTGTTTGAATCTGCCCGatcaacgagacgaccgatatccgcagcctttgcgataccGGTTGTCTCATTGAGccgccatacactcaccgaatattgtacgaaatgaggtttggTACCATAAtatctgtgtgtatggccagcttatctgTTACGCGTGTGTCTGCTTCTCTACCTATTCATTGTATATCCACTGTAACTACATTAATACACTTTCCCCATTAACTCCGCCTGACTTAGCCTTGTGCTGCCTTAATTACAGGTGAGATTTTGTCATCATGAAAGTATGGGACCCCCCAGGGCCCCGTTGACTGGAGGGCCGGCATAGGAAGTGGCTTATTAGGGTGGTGCACTCATCGGCACCTGAGCAGACGCATGGGGTGTATGATTTCTTCACGCTCTGTTGCTTCTCTCTATCTGCATTGATCTGACATTCTGTTTATCTGATGCTGCTCTCAGTATTGCTTCGCCAgggaaaaacacacaaaacaagcCCCATGCATCAGCATTTTCTTTGTGCACCAAACTGAGCTTCCCCTCACATGGTATCCACCCCTTTCAACTCAAACACAAACTTTATTGCCCCTCTGTGGCTCTCTCAGTCCGCTGTCTGTCTTGTCCAGTGCTGCTTTGTGGAAGACTATGGTGGTTGTCTATCCAGCTGAGTGTGTGTGTTCTGGAACCGGTTTGCTGTGTGTCTCCTGTCCTGCTCTATGTCCTGTCTGGTTCTGTACTCATCGCTCTACCGGGTGGAGTTGAGCTCTGTCTGCTTGTGTTTATTCCAGGGGGGATAATTAGAAAGACCATGGCATCATTTAAACTTGATTTCCTGCCTGAGATGATGGTGGATCATTGCTCTCTGAATTCCAGTCCTGTGTAAGTGTTTCTGAGTTTCATGGTTTTGGCACATTAGAACCCCCCGCCCCCTCTCCTTGGTCACTTAGATGTCTCTGCTGTGTAGGAGACCCTTGTGGCTTTTGGGGGTTTTTATTTGATGTGTTGTGAAAGCTATTCAATACCACTTGTGAGTTCCTAAGAGAGAGGTTCACCATGTATAGTACCTTTTATCTAGTACCTAAGTGTTAGTGACTATTATGTGCAGAGCATTCTGAAAGCATCTATTCCTCTCTGCCAAAGCTGAAAAGTTCTTCTTCCTCACAGAGTGGCTAAAGTTTTTACTCCTCTTCATCATCTCCTTCTCAAATCAcctctttcttttcctttcccctCTTCTGTAGTTCCAAGAAAATGAATGGCACAATGGACCACCCCGACCATCCGGATCCAGACTCCATCAAGATGTTTGTGGGTCAGGTTCCTCGAAGCTGGTCAGAGAAAGAGCTAAGGGAACTCTTCGAGCAGTATGGAGCTGTCTATGAGATTAATGTTCTCCGAGACAGAAGCCAGAATCCTCCCCAGAGCAAAGGTAAATGGTTCCTGTAAGGCAATGGCGTGGGGATAATAATAAGCGCTACCATTAAATTTACTGTTGGGTCATCCTATTGGGGGTGAGTCTGCTTGTGGATCCCTTGCAGTATGTATAAGGCAAGATttcatctcccagcatcccctgcctgaTGAATAGTTATAGTTCACCAGTTTGACTACCCAGCCCTAGTGCAGAGTTTGATGataagtaaaaaatgtaaatttgttttAACACATATTTTCCTGTCTTTCAAGgatgctgttttattactttCTACACAAGAAAAGCTGCGTTAGAAGCACAGAATGCTCTGCACAACATGAAAGTTCTCCCTGGGGTATGTAATCCATATTTTTATTCGAAGAGGCTGGGGTTTtgtatgctgtgcagtttttcTCTATCCCTTTTAGCAGCTTCTCCACAAAAGGGCTCATTATGTAACATAACCAGCGAATAATTCTTTCCCTTGTGTTTAGATGCATCATCCAATACAGATGAAGCCAGCGGACAGTGAAAAAAATAATGGTGGGTTAAACACAGTGCTGTATCCAGAGCATCCTGCGTGTGAGTGCTTTTGAGCCATTGCGATTCTGCTAACAAATGTCTATTATTTGGGGAAGGCTAAAACGCCCTGCCACAGTGTATTTCCAAAATGTAGGCCTGCCCTTCCCCTAGGGTAGCCTGGGGCAGTGTCTAAAGGCCAATTAAGGGTCAGATTTGCGTATAAGGCGCATTTACTTCTAAGAGTTTGAGGGTACATTAGGGGTAACTTTGGGGGTGTGCTGGTCTAGATATTCTTGGGACTATAACTGATATATGTAGGGAATTAACTATCCAGAGAAAGTATGCTACAGATATTTATTGCAGTGTGTGAATTGCTGTATAGGATTTCCAGCTAAGGCAGTCCGGGCAATTAAACATGTGGCCCCACCCATTACCTATCGTCTGCACTAATCATGGTATCTTCCCCATGCATGGTGCGCTTAATGTCTAGGGATTCTTGTAACATGGAGTAACTGTCAGCTTTGGGGACTAGAACATGTAGATTAAGGGGATGTTAGGGGGGAGGCATGGCAAAACTCTTTGTTGCTTTAGGCTTTTAATTCCGGCAAATGATATATATCGTCATTGTGCACTGCAACtgcaatatataatgtatatttgccttctgctttacttcccctttaagtaatacTTGCTAGAAGTCACTTTGCTGACACTTGATGGGATTCTTATACTGACTGACTTCATCTGTTGTCCCCCAAACTAGCTGTTGAAGACAGAAAGCTCTTTGTTGGGATGGTTTCCAAGAAGTGTAATGAGAATGATATCCGGGCCATGTTCTCTCAGTTTGGGCAGATAGAGGAAAGTCGCATCCTCCGAGGCCCTGATGGAATGAGCAGAGGTCAGTGGGAATGTTCTCTCACCTTTGCTAAAAGAGCTGCATGTCGGGGACAGGGTCAATGGCGGAAGTCTTATTCTTTCCTCTTTTACAGGTTGTGCATTTGTTACATTTACAACCAGATCCATGGCACAGATGGCTATCAAAGCCATGCACCAAGCACAAACTATGGAGGTGAGCCCTGAAGGTGCAGTTGTGTTTCTCACATTTGTCTCCCAAATGTGAAATCTGTttgaaagtaaatatatatttgaaatataatatatttgaaagtaaaaatatatttgaaattctACAGGCTATAaggcttttcaataaaaaaagacaaGATTTTAACTCTTACAGACCCTATGTATATACTGCTGAGCTGCCATATGTGAGCCAGCATTTGGGTTATCCATTCCTTTGACCCCCTGGTTGAATAGTCCGATATTGACTTCTTTAGCAATCCATGTGAGTGGACAAACAGCATTTATTGTTTGGTTAATACCCCCAAACTAACCTGGACAAAACTTGGAGGGAGCTGCAGCCCCATATCACTTCCAGTTCTGCTACACATGTATAGCTGGTAGGCATGTAAGCACACATGGGCAGGAGGAGGGACCAAACTCATCAATGGAAAAAGCATATCTGCATGCCTTTTAAGGTTTTCTAAAGACATTTTGAGAGTGGATTTGCTGGTGTCTGACTGTTTCTGTTTTAATTTCCAGGGCTGTTCCTCCCCAATAGTGGTTAAGTTTGCAGACACTCAGAAAGACAAAGAACAGAAGCGAATGACACAGCAACTTCAGCAGCAAATGCAGCAACTGAATGCAGCCTCAATGTGGGGAAACCTTGCTGGACTGAGCAGCTTGGCACCCCAGTATTTAGCAGTAAGTGGTCATGTCATGTTCTTGACAAATCACCCCTCCTTCTGTGAGTTTTAGATATAGCGAATAACCACAAAATCTCAGAAAACACCTAGAAAGTGAGTTTGCACCTTCTCTTAACATTTCCCACTGACTGCCTCTTCCTCCCCGTCAAGCTCTGTACAAACCAGTAGAAGGCACTCAGGGTGGTATTTGACAGTGGTACCTATAAATACATGCACCCCTGCACACTTTCTCTGTGTACTTTTTAAGGGAGTTCAGTTGTTGCATTGCTTTCCCCCCAGCCTTATAGCTATGATGAGCTTATGGATGCCACTGCTGCATAATCACAAGAGAAGGTGCATTCTTCACTAGACCTAGGCTGCTGCGTGCTGGGTTAATACTTTAAccccattttttgttttgtttttttgttgaagtgcagtaaccaatatcctagtgtttttttttttgttttgtggtaCCTCTGTGCTAATATACCCTCTCCCCACTTACTCACTCTTCTCTTCTCGTTCTTGTACACCCTGTGGATTTGTGGTGTGTAACATTACTCCCCAAATCAGAGCGAGCCCTCACTCTCCTTCTTGTTTTGTTTTGGTGTAATGTCTAGCTTTATTTGCAGCTCCTCCAGCAGACCGCATCCTCTGGAAACCTCAACTCCCTAAGTGGCCTCCACCCTATGGGAGGTGAGTACGCCACTGGAATGACATCAGGTGTGTGTATTTTTTCACTTAATTCTATTCTTTCATCTTGTTTTGTCAGGGATTTCATTGGTTGTAACATTGTGTTCCCTCCCCTTTAAACTAGAAATGTACCTGAGTTTTTTGCATGTGTATTGCTCATTTGTGTGTTGTGTTACAGGACTTAATGCCATGCAGTTACAGAACTTGGCAGCTTTGGCAGCTGCTGCTAGCGCTGCCCAGAATACCCCAAGTGCAGGCTCAGCACTCACTACTTCCAGCAGTCCCCTCAGCATCCTAACCAGTTCCGGTGAGCAGCATGTATTGTCTGGGAACTATCGTTATCGCTTCTAGGATAGCCTTGTCCACTACTTATGGCAGGCACATACATTATTTTTTCTACGGGAGTACAGTGACTGAACCTATGCTGCCCGTGGTTCAAAAAAATACTCTTGTCTTGTAGGAGCAACTTTCATTGATGGTTGAGGTACCGGTACAGGGAATCGGATTAACAAATAGACATTTCTCATTCCATTAAACATTTCTATATGATTATCTGAATATGTAGTACCTTTTGT
Encoded proteins:
- the celf1 gene encoding CUGBP Elav-like family member 1 isoform X1 translates to MASFKLDFLPEMMVDHCSLNSSPVSKKMNGTMDHPDHPDPDSIKMFVGQVPRSWSEKELRELFEQYGAVYEINVLRDRSQNPPQSKGCCFITFYTRKAALEAQNALHNMKVLPGMHHPIQMKPADSEKNNGGLNTVLYPEHPASVEDRKLFVGMVSKKCNENDIRAMFSQFGQIEESRILRGPDGMSRGCAFVTFTTRSMAQMAIKAMHQAQTMEGCSSPIVVKFADTQKDKEQKRMTQQLQQQMQQLNAASMWGNLAGLSSLAPQYLALYLQLLQQTASSGNLNSLSGLHPMGGEYATGMTSGLNAMQLQNLAALAAAASAAQNTPSAGSALTTSSSPLSILTSSGSSPSSNNNSAVNPMASLGALQTLAGATAGLNVGSLAGMAALNGGLGSSLSNGTGSTMEALSQAYSGIQQYAAAALPSLYNQSLLSQQGLGAAGSQKEGPEGANLFIYHLPQEFGDQDLLQMFMPFGNVVSAKVFIDKQTNLSKCFGFVSYDNPVSAQAAIQSMNGFQIGMKRLKVQLKRSKNDSKPY
- the celf1 gene encoding CUGBP Elav-like family member 1 isoform X3, coding for MASFKLDFLPEMMVDHCSLNSSPVSKKMNGTMDHPDHPDPDSIKMFVGQVPRSWSEKELRELFEQYGAVYEINVLRDRSQNPPQSKGCCFITFYTRKAALEAQNALHNMKVLPGMHHPIQMKPADSEKNNAVEDRKLFVGMVSKKCNENDIRAMFSQFGQIEESRILRGPDGMSRGCAFVTFTTRSMAQMAIKAMHQAQTMEGCSSPIVVKFADTQKDKEQKRMTQQLQQQMQQLNAASMWGNLAGLSSLAPQYLALYLQLLQQTASSGNLNSLSGLHPMGGEYATGMTSGLNAMQLQNLAALAAAASAAQNTPSAGSALTTSSSPLSILTSSGSSPSSNNNSAVNPMASLGALQTLAGATAGLNVGSLAGMAALNGGLGSSLSNGTGSTMEALSQAYSGIQQYAAAALPSLYNQSLLSQQGLGAAGSQKEGPEGANLFIYHLPQEFGDQDLLQMFMPFGNVVSAKVFIDKQTNLSKCFGFVSYDNPVSAQAAIQSMNGFQIGMKRLKVQLKRSKNDSKPY
- the celf1 gene encoding CUGBP Elav-like family member 1 isoform X2, which produces MASFKLDFLPEMMVDHCSLNSSPVSKKMNGTMDHPDHPDPDSIKMFVGQVPRSWSEKELRELFEQYGAVYEINVLRDRSQNPPQSKGCCFITFYTRKAALEAQNALHNMKVLPGMHHPIQMKPADSEKNNGGLNTVLYPEHPASVEDRKLFVGMVSKKCNENDIRAMFSQFGQIEESRILRGPDGMSRGCAFVTFTTRSMAQMAIKAMHQAQTMEGCSSPIVVKFADTQKDKEQKRMTQQLQQQMQQLNAASMWGNLAGLSSLAPQYLALLQQTASSGNLNSLSGLHPMGGEYATGMTSGLNAMQLQNLAALAAAASAAQNTPSAGSALTTSSSPLSILTSSGSSPSSNNNSAVNPMASLGALQTLAGATAGLNVGSLAGMAALNGGLGSSLSNGTGSTMEALSQAYSGIQQYAAAALPSLYNQSLLSQQGLGAAGSQKEGPEGANLFIYHLPQEFGDQDLLQMFMPFGNVVSAKVFIDKQTNLSKCFGFVSYDNPVSAQAAIQSMNGFQIGMKRLKVQLKRSKNDSKPY
- the celf1 gene encoding CUGBP Elav-like family member 1 isoform X4 produces the protein MASFKLDFLPEMMVDHCSLNSSPVSKKMNGTMDHPDHPDPDSIKMFVGQVPRSWSEKELRELFEQYGAVYEINVLRDRSQNPPQSKGCCFITFYTRKAALEAQNALHNMKVLPGMHHPIQMKPADSEKNNAVEDRKLFVGMVSKKCNENDIRAMFSQFGQIEESRILRGPDGMSRGCAFVTFTTRSMAQMAIKAMHQAQTMEGCSSPIVVKFADTQKDKEQKRMTQQLQQQMQQLNAASMWGNLAGLSSLAPQYLALLQQTASSGNLNSLSGLHPMGGEYATGMTSGLNAMQLQNLAALAAAASAAQNTPSAGSALTTSSSPLSILTSSGSSPSSNNNSAVNPMASLGALQTLAGATAGLNVGSLAGMAALNGGLGSSLSNGTGSTMEALSQAYSGIQQYAAAALPSLYNQSLLSQQGLGAAGSQKEGPEGANLFIYHLPQEFGDQDLLQMFMPFGNVVSAKVFIDKQTNLSKCFGFVSYDNPVSAQAAIQSMNGFQIGMKRLKVQLKRSKNDSKPY
- the celf1 gene encoding CUGBP Elav-like family member 1 isoform X6, whose amino-acid sequence is MNGTMDHPDHPDPDSIKMFVGQVPRSWSEKELRELFEQYGAVYEINVLRDRSQNPPQSKGCCFITFYTRKAALEAQNALHNMKVLPGMHHPIQMKPADSEKNNAVEDRKLFVGMVSKKCNENDIRAMFSQFGQIEESRILRGPDGMSRGCAFVTFTTRSMAQMAIKAMHQAQTMEGCSSPIVVKFADTQKDKEQKRMTQQLQQQMQQLNAASMWGNLAGLSSLAPQYLALYLQLLQQTASSGNLNSLSGLHPMGGEYATGMTSGLNAMQLQNLAALAAAASAAQNTPSAGSALTTSSSPLSILTSSGSSPSSNNNSAVNPMASLGALQTLAGATAGLNVGSLAGMAALNGGLGSSLSNGTGSTMEALSQAYSGIQQYAAAALPSLYNQSLLSQQGLGAAGSQKEGPEGANLFIYHLPQEFGDQDLLQMFMPFGNVVSAKVFIDKQTNLSKCFGFVSYDNPVSAQAAIQSMNGFQIGMKRLKVQLKRSKNDSKPY
- the celf1 gene encoding CUGBP Elav-like family member 1 isoform X5, with amino-acid sequence MNGTMDHPDHPDPDSIKMFVGQVPRSWSEKELRELFEQYGAVYEINVLRDRSQNPPQSKGCCFITFYTRKAALEAQNALHNMKVLPGMHHPIQMKPADSEKNNGGLNTVLYPEHPASVEDRKLFVGMVSKKCNENDIRAMFSQFGQIEESRILRGPDGMSRGCAFVTFTTRSMAQMAIKAMHQAQTMEGCSSPIVVKFADTQKDKEQKRMTQQLQQQMQQLNAASMWGNLAGLSSLAPQYLALYLQLLQQTASSGNLNSLSGLHPMGGEYATGMTSGLNAMQLQNLAALAAAASAAQNTPSAGSALTTSSSPLSILTSSGSSPSSNNNSAVNPMASLGALQTLAGATAGLNVGSLAGMAALNGGLGSSLSNGTGSTMEALSQAYSGIQQYAAAALPSLYNQSLLSQQGLGAAGSQKEGPEGANLFIYHLPQEFGDQDLLQMFMPFGNVVSAKVFIDKQTNLSKCFGFVSYDNPVSAQAAIQSMNGFQIGMKRLKVQLKRSKNDSKPY